The Doryrhamphus excisus isolate RoL2022-K1 chromosome 1, RoL_Dexc_1.0, whole genome shotgun sequence genome includes a window with the following:
- the ccdc25 gene encoding coiled-coil domain-containing protein 25: protein MKMVFYFTSSVVEPPYTIYMGKDKYENEDLIKYGWPEDIWFHVDKLSSAHVYLRLPKGHTIDNIPPEVLVDCAQLVKNNSIQGCKMNNINVVYTPWANLKKTGDMDVGQIGFHRQKEVKTVAVEKKVNEIVNRLEKTKDERYPDLAAEKESRDREERNEKKALLQEQKRREKEEQKKKKEMEELKNYTSLMKSEKMQTNEDGYDSDDFM from the exons aTGAAAATGGTGTTTTACTTCACAAGTTCCG TGGTGGAACCCCCTTACACTATTTACATGGGCAAAGACAAGTATGAAA ATGAAGATCTCATCAAGTATGGCTGGCCTGAAGACATCTG GTTCCATGTGGACAAACTGTCTTCAGCTCACGTTTATCTCCGCTTGCCAAAG GGCCACACCATAGACAATATCCCCCCAGAAGTGTTGGTAGACTGCGCGCAGCTGGTGAAGAACAACAGCATTCAAG GCTGCAAGATGAACAACATCAACGTGGTTTACACGCCGTGGGCCAACCTGAAGAAAACGGGAGACATGGATGTCGGACAGATTGGCTTCCATCGACAGAAGGAG GTGAAGACCGTGGCGGTGGAGAAGAAGGTCAATGAGATTGTGAACCGTCTGGAGAAAACCAAAGACGAGCGCTACCCGGACCTGGCGGCCGAGAAGGAGTCACGAGACAGAGAGGAGAGGAACGAAAAGAAAGCTCTGCTGCAGGAGCAGAAGAGACGTGAGAAGgaggagcagaagaagaagaaggagatggAGGAGCTCAA GAACTACACGTCACTGATGAAGAGTGAAAAGATGCAGACCAACGAG GATGGCTACGACTCGGACGACTTCATGTGA